From the genome of Malus sylvestris chromosome 6, drMalSylv7.2, whole genome shotgun sequence, one region includes:
- the LOC126626416 gene encoding uncharacterized protein LOC126626416 yields the protein MKMNPERNRAKARASPVSGALCGPSTVISEQGSLYLHRHPDAVLNEQGGHRNFFSNDSTQSCLGTYAPINFTQGTQKKYFDPIGRGRVKKLGQNGRVQESRMRLGTWNIGTLTGKSMEVVEVMVRRRINIMCLQETKWVGLKAKDLENSGFKLWYSGTNRTRNGVGIIVDKTLTQDVVDVKRVRDRIMAIKIVIGQELINVISAYAPQVGLDMSSKEKFWEDLGDLVQGIAQTEKLFIGGDLNGHVGRETGKYGGFHGGHGLGRETRMGKLSWILQWHMISS from the coding sequence atgaaaatgaatccagaacgaaatcgggctaaagctagggcatcacccgtaagtggcgcgctgtgtggcccgagcacagtgataagtgagcaagggtcgctgtatctccatcggcacccggatgcagtgttaaatgagcaagggggccatagaaacttcttttcgaacgactccactcaaagttgtttgggaacatatgctcctatcaactttacacagggcacacaaaagaagtactttgatcctattggacgggggagggtgaagaagctaggacagaatggtagagttcaagagagtagaatgcgtttaggaacgtggaatataggaaccttaacgggaaaatctatggaagtagtggaagttatggtgaggagaaggataaatattatgtgcctacaagaaactaagtgggttggtcttaaggcaaaggatctagaaaactcagggtttaaactttggtattcgggcacaaatagaacgagaaacggtgttggcatcatcgtggacaagaccttgacacaagatgttgtagatgtcaagagggtaagagatagaatcatggcaatcaagattgtaataggacaagaactcatcaatgtgattagtgcgtatgcacctcaagtagggttggatatgagttcgaaggagaaattttgggaagaccttggagacttggtgcaaggaattgcccagacggagaagttatttataggaggagatttaaatggacacgtgggcagggagacaggcaagtatggaggttttcatggtggccatggtttggggagagaaacgaggatggggaagctatcttggattttgcaatggcatatgatctcttcttag